A stretch of the Perca fluviatilis chromosome 17, GENO_Pfluv_1.0, whole genome shotgun sequence genome encodes the following:
- the LOC120545733 gene encoding V-type proton ATPase subunit B, brain isoform-like — MAMKALRGMVNELSSAVSGSRPTAAAASAAAASREHVMSVSRDYLSQPRLTYKTVSGVNGPLVILDQVKFPKYAEIVHLTLPDGTQRSGQVLEVSGSKAVVQVFEGTSGIDAKNTSCEFTGDILRTPVSEDMLGRVFNGSGKPIDRGPAVLAEDFLDIMGQPINPQCRIYPEEMIQTGISAIDGMNSIARGQKIPIFSAAGLPHNEIAAQICRQAGLVKKSKDVMDYSEDNFAIVFAAMGVNMETARFFKSDFEENGSMDNVCLFLNLANDPTIERIITPRLALTSAEYLAYQCEKHVLVILTDMSSYAEALREVSAAREEVPGRRGFPGYMYTDLATISITYRQKRREIWIRLKHLNIVWLCLPDITHPIPDLTGYITEGQIYVDRQLHNRQIYPPINVLPSLSRLMKSAIGEGMTRRDHSDVSNQLYACYAIGKDVQAMKAVVGEEALTADDLLYLEFLTKFEKNFIAQGAYENRTVFETLDIGWQLMRIFPKEMLKRIPQSTLAEFYPREAKR, encoded by the exons ATGGCGATGAAGGCGCTCCGAGGGATGGTGAATGAGCTGTCGTCGGCCGTCAGCGGGAGCAGACCGACCGCCGCCGCGGCCTCCGCCGCCGCCGCCTCCCGGGAACATGTGATGTCCGTGAGCCGGGATTACCTCTCCCAGCCCCGCCTCA CCTATAAGACGGTGTCTGGAGTCAACGGGCCGCTGGTGATTCTGGATCAGGTGAAG TTTCCGAAGTACGCCGAGATCGTCCATCTCACGCTGCCGGATGGGACCCAGAGGAGCGGCCAGGTGCTGGAGGTCAGCGGCTCCAAAGCCGTGGTGCAG GTGTTTGAAGGGACGTCCGGCATCGACGCCAAGAATACCAGCTGTGAGTTCACCGGGGACATCTTACGGACACCCGTCTCTGAGGACATGTTGG gccGTGTGTTTAATGGATCTGGTAAACCTATCGACAGAGGACCAGCGGTCCTGGCTGAAGACTTCCTGGACATCATGG GTCAGCCCATAAACCCCCAGTGTCGTATCTACCCTGAGGAGATGATCCAGACCGGCATATCTGCCATCGATGGCATGAACAGCATCGCCAGGGGGCAGAAAATCCCCATCTTCTCTGCTGCTGGGCTGCCACACAatgag ATTGCCGCCCAGATCTGCCGCCAGGCCGGGTTGGTGAAGAAGTCCAAAGACGTGATGGACTACAGCGAGGACAACTTCGCCATCGTGTTTGCGGCCATGGGG GTGAACATGGAGACCGCTCGCTTCTTCAAGTCTGACTTTGAGGAGAACGGATCCATGGACAACGTCTGTTTGTTCCTGAACCTGGCCAACGACCCCAC CATCGAGCGAATCATCACACCGCGTTTAGCTCTGACATCAGCGGAGTATCTGGCCTATCAGTGTGAGAAGCACGTCCTGGTCATCCTCACCGACATGAGCTCCTACGCAGAGGCTCTCCGAGAG GTGTCTGCAGCCAGAGAGGAAGTACCGGGCCGCCGAGGTTTCCCCGGTTACATGTACACGGACCTGGCCACCATCTCAA TCACTTATAGACAAAAACGAAGGGAAATATGGATCAGGTTGAAACATTTGAACattgtgtggttgtgtctcCCAGACATCACCCATCCTATTCCTGACCTGACGGGCTACATCACCGAGGGACAAATCTACGTGGACCGACAACTCCACAACAGACAG aTCTATCCTCCGATCAACGTGCTGCCGTCTCTCTCTCGTCTCATGAAGTCTGCCATCGGGGAGGGGATGACCCGCAGGGACCACTCGGATGTCTCCAACCAGCTc tacgcGTGCTACGCCATAGGGAAGGACGTCCAGGCCATGAAGGCGGTGGTGGGGGAGGAGGCTCTGACAGCTGACGACCTGCTCTATCTGGAGTTCCTCACCAAGTTTGAGAAAAACTTCATCGCCCAAG gCGCCTACGAGAACCGCACTGTGTTTGAGACTCTGGACATCGGATGGCAGCTGATGAGGATCTTCCCCAAAGAGATGCTGAAGAGGATTCCTCAGAGCACCTTGGCTGAGTTTTACCCGCGAGAAGCCAAACGTTAA
- the dusp11 gene encoding RNA/RNP complex-1-interacting phosphatase isoform X2, with protein MSRYNKKNGIPDRWLDYRAVGKRLPGTRFIAFKVPLKQSLNRKLPCSDAFGPWELLDALSRDEQRLGLIIDLTFTTRYYTLQDIPDSLLFVKIFTAGHEVPSDETILSFKRAVRRFLRENADNDELIGVHCTHGLNRTGYLICRYLIDVDGMDPKEAVELFNSSRGHAVERQNYLDDLQRGPKRSNVGMEESEQEPMRGLAAHRPSYAASDSDSRDERQPRFNDSRHQRSFSPRETNQRSHHNRHPPGGRGLLPSPSLLPPWAEPPRAAPLNPYRWTAPHVDGSWRRPPRSDESRNLPPEETRSRYGPSEESRSRYLPPTEARSRYPVPKETGSRYLPPTQTGSAYPPRTESRSRHPPPERGRRPPSRLPEDRRRDPAPPPSLPRYSARWANESNGHDRREEEWAAPRMRHPSSTQTHRHRVNTFDDY; from the exons ATGTCCCGGTACAACAAGAAAAACGGCATCCCCGACAG ATGGCTGGATTACAGAGCTGTTGGGAAGAGGCTCCCCGGGACGCGGTTCATCGCCTTCAAAGTGCCTCTGAAACAG TCGTTGAACCGGAAGCTTCCGTGTTCGGACGCGTTCGGTCCGTGGGAGCTGCTGGACGCTCTGAGCAGAGACGAGCAGCGGCTGGGTCTGATCATTGACCTGACGTTCACCACGCGCTACTACACACTACAG GACATCCCAGACTCGCTGCTGTTTGTGAAGATCTTCACAGCCGGACACGAGGTTCCCAGCGACGAGACCATCCTGAGCTTCAAACGCGCCGTACGCAGGTTTCTACGGGAGAACGCCGACAACG ACGAGCTGATCGGAGTCCACTGCACCCACGGGCTGAACCGTACCGGCTACCTGATCTGCAG GTACCTGATCGACGTGGACGGGATGGATCCTAAAGAGGCAGTCGAGT TGTTCAACTCGTCGCGGGGCCACGCCGTGGAGAGACAGAACTATCTGGACGATCTACAACGGGGGCCGAAGAGGAG TAACGTGGGGATGGAGGAGTCTGAGCAGGAGCCAATGAGAGGCCTCGCCGCCCATCGGCCGAGTTACGCCGCGTCAGACTCTGACAGCCGAGACGAGAGGCAGCCGCGCTTTAATGACTCCCGGCACCAAAG ATCTTTCTCTCCAAGGGAAACAAACCAGCGCTCACACCACAACCGCCATCCACCCGGCGGCCGCGGCCTTCTTCCCAGTCCGTCTTTACTGCCTCCATGGGCGGAGCCTCCACGCGCGGCGCCTCTCAACCCTTACCGGTGGACGGCCCCTCACGTTGACGGCTCGTGGAGGAGACCGCCTCGCTCAGACGAGTCCAGAAATCTTCCACCGGAGGAGACGAGGTCCAGATATGGTCCATCAGAAGAGAGCCGGTCCAGATATCTTCCACCGACCGAGGCAAGATCTAGATATCCCGTACCGAAAGAGACCGGATCCAGGTATCTCCCCCCGACCCAGACAGGATCCGCATATCCGCCACGGACCGAGAGCCGGTCCAGACATCCCCCACCGGAGCGGGGGAGGAGGCCGCCGTCCCGCCTGCCGGAGGACAGACGGAGAGATCCCGCGCCTCCTCCGTCCCTCCCTCGTTACTCCGCACGCTGGGCCAACGAGTCCAACGGCCACGACAGGCGAGAGGAGGAGTGGGCCGCTCCCAGAATGAgacacccctcctccacgcaaacacacagacacagagtcaACACGTTCGACGACTACTAG
- the dusp11 gene encoding RNA/RNP complex-1-interacting phosphatase isoform X1, with protein sequence MSRYNKKNGIPDRWLDYRAVGKRLPGTRFIAFKVPLKQSLNRKLPCSDAFGPWELLDALSRDEQRLGLIIDLTFTTRYYTLQDIPDSLLFVKIFTAGHEVPSDETILSFKRAVRRFLRENADNDELIGVHCTHGLNRTGYLICRYLIDVDGMDPKEAVELFNSSRGHAVERQNYLDDLQRGPKRSNVGMEESEQEPMRGLAAHRPSYAASDSDSRDERQPRFNDSRHQSRSFSPRETNQRSHHNRHPPGGRGLLPSPSLLPPWAEPPRAAPLNPYRWTAPHVDGSWRRPPRSDESRNLPPEETRSRYGPSEESRSRYLPPTEARSRYPVPKETGSRYLPPTQTGSAYPPRTESRSRHPPPERGRRPPSRLPEDRRRDPAPPPSLPRYSARWANESNGHDRREEEWAAPRMRHPSSTQTHRHRVNTFDDY encoded by the exons ATGTCCCGGTACAACAAGAAAAACGGCATCCCCGACAG ATGGCTGGATTACAGAGCTGTTGGGAAGAGGCTCCCCGGGACGCGGTTCATCGCCTTCAAAGTGCCTCTGAAACAG TCGTTGAACCGGAAGCTTCCGTGTTCGGACGCGTTCGGTCCGTGGGAGCTGCTGGACGCTCTGAGCAGAGACGAGCAGCGGCTGGGTCTGATCATTGACCTGACGTTCACCACGCGCTACTACACACTACAG GACATCCCAGACTCGCTGCTGTTTGTGAAGATCTTCACAGCCGGACACGAGGTTCCCAGCGACGAGACCATCCTGAGCTTCAAACGCGCCGTACGCAGGTTTCTACGGGAGAACGCCGACAACG ACGAGCTGATCGGAGTCCACTGCACCCACGGGCTGAACCGTACCGGCTACCTGATCTGCAG GTACCTGATCGACGTGGACGGGATGGATCCTAAAGAGGCAGTCGAGT TGTTCAACTCGTCGCGGGGCCACGCCGTGGAGAGACAGAACTATCTGGACGATCTACAACGGGGGCCGAAGAGGAG TAACGTGGGGATGGAGGAGTCTGAGCAGGAGCCAATGAGAGGCCTCGCCGCCCATCGGCCGAGTTACGCCGCGTCAGACTCTGACAGCCGAGACGAGAGGCAGCCGCGCTTTAATGACTCCCGGCACCAAAG cAGATCTTTCTCTCCAAGGGAAACAAACCAGCGCTCACACCACAACCGCCATCCACCCGGCGGCCGCGGCCTTCTTCCCAGTCCGTCTTTACTGCCTCCATGGGCGGAGCCTCCACGCGCGGCGCCTCTCAACCCTTACCGGTGGACGGCCCCTCACGTTGACGGCTCGTGGAGGAGACCGCCTCGCTCAGACGAGTCCAGAAATCTTCCACCGGAGGAGACGAGGTCCAGATATGGTCCATCAGAAGAGAGCCGGTCCAGATATCTTCCACCGACCGAGGCAAGATCTAGATATCCCGTACCGAAAGAGACCGGATCCAGGTATCTCCCCCCGACCCAGACAGGATCCGCATATCCGCCACGGACCGAGAGCCGGTCCAGACATCCCCCACCGGAGCGGGGGAGGAGGCCGCCGTCCCGCCTGCCGGAGGACAGACGGAGAGATCCCGCGCCTCCTCCGTCCCTCCCTCGTTACTCCGCACGCTGGGCCAACGAGTCCAACGGCCACGACAGGCGAGAGGAGGAGTGGGCCGCTCCCAGAATGAgacacccctcctccacgcaaacacacagacacagagtcaACACGTTCGACGACTACTAG